A portion of the Ruminococcus albus AD2013 genome contains these proteins:
- a CDS encoding single-stranded-DNA-specific exonuclease RecJ, with protein MIWSKRDELDSIKQVVSRNSGMTEEELMKTEWDTQIMHLYDVADYLRNASDTKKKIAVFADYDCDGICSAVIMHVILKSLQIDFKIYFPKRGIGYGLQKRYIDMIDEKYDAVITIDNGISAFEGIDAAKARGMDVIVIDHHLQSPEGLPNADIIVDPHVFKEKENFEDWCGAGLGYELSKLICDEKRQKVCLQFAAFATVADVVPLRFNNRTIVKNGLELINNSSVNSIHLLINEITGLGKPNVDETTIGFKIGPIINAMGRVEDDAEYVYRYFTSGNPEMLQHMVDNNEVRKELVIQAVERAQNIVVEECLFSDVPKIIYDPKTIEGIVGVVAGRLTETYKSPVICLTDSETPGVIKGSARSTEDINIKEALDKVSDHLLHYGGHAGAAGLSLKIDELDNIRDCFFSIFEDFEVQENDEIFYDLEINAEEIPDTLSLLKAYAPFGEGNRPPVFKINNFKCLPRNGKLFQIIGDDGKALKLFGNGCIAIGFDAVEKFNSLNMPKTLDIIGVISENNYGKPEAQIEISDFKKVTEIKNQSELTKLCLNDILSGL; from the coding sequence ATGATTTGGTCAAAAAGAGACGAATTAGATTCCATAAAACAAGTTGTGTCTCGAAATTCAGGTATGACTGAGGAAGAGCTCATGAAAACTGAATGGGATACACAGATAATGCATTTGTATGATGTTGCAGATTATCTCAGAAATGCCTCAGATACCAAGAAGAAAATAGCGGTATTTGCTGACTATGACTGCGATGGTATATGTTCTGCAGTGATCATGCATGTGATCTTAAAAAGCCTTCAAATAGATTTTAAGATCTATTTCCCGAAAAGAGGAATTGGATACGGCTTACAAAAAAGATACATAGATATGATCGATGAAAAATATGATGCAGTGATAACTATTGATAACGGAATCTCCGCTTTTGAGGGCATCGATGCTGCGAAAGCAAGAGGAATGGATGTTATAGTTATAGACCACCATCTGCAATCACCGGAAGGTCTGCCAAACGCTGATATAATAGTTGATCCACACGTATTCAAAGAAAAAGAAAATTTTGAAGATTGGTGCGGAGCCGGACTTGGCTACGAACTATCTAAACTCATCTGTGATGAAAAAAGACAGAAAGTATGCCTGCAGTTCGCAGCATTCGCTACAGTAGCAGACGTTGTTCCTTTACGTTTCAATAATCGCACAATTGTAAAAAATGGATTGGAACTGATAAACAATAGTTCCGTTAATTCCATACATCTTCTTATAAACGAAATTACCGGGTTAGGAAAGCCGAATGTCGATGAAACGACTATAGGCTTTAAGATCGGACCTATTATCAACGCCATGGGGCGTGTTGAGGATGATGCTGAATACGTATACCGGTACTTTACTAGCGGAAATCCTGAAATGCTTCAGCATATGGTTGATAATAATGAAGTAAGAAAGGAACTTGTTATTCAAGCAGTCGAAAGAGCTCAGAATATAGTAGTAGAAGAGTGCTTATTTTCAGATGTTCCAAAAATTATATATGATCCAAAAACGATCGAAGGAATTGTCGGTGTTGTTGCCGGCAGATTAACGGAAACTTACAAAAGTCCTGTAATTTGCCTGACGGACAGTGAAACGCCGGGAGTAATTAAAGGATCCGCACGATCTACTGAGGATATTAATATAAAAGAAGCACTGGATAAAGTATCTGACCATTTACTTCATTACGGTGGACACGCGGGAGCTGCCGGCTTATCACTTAAAATCGATGAGCTTGATAACATCCGCGATTGTTTTTTCAGTATATTCGAAGATTTCGAAGTTCAAGAAAATGATGAAATATTCTATGATCTTGAAATCAATGCAGAGGAAATTCCTGATACATTGTCACTACTAAAAGCGTATGCGCCTTTTGGAGAAGGGAACAGACCGCCTGTATTCAAGATCAATAACTTTAAATGTTTACCCAGGAATGGAAAACTATTCCAAATAATAGGCGATGACGGCAAAGCACTGAAGCTATTCGGTAACGGTTGCATAGCGATCGGATTTGATGCCGTAGAAAAGTTCAATTCATTGAACATGCCCAAAACACTAGATATAATTGGCGTGATAAGCGAAAATAACTATGGAAAACCAGAAGCACAAATCGAAATAAGTGATTTTAAGAAGGTCACAGAAATCAAAAATCAGTCTGAATTGACAAAATTATGTTTAAATGATATTCTTTCAGGCTTATAA
- a CDS encoding CAP domain-containing protein, with amino-acid sequence MNKIVILFVFLFCVFCALWVFKSKTPINRHLNESNNASNWWDTQNDIAPLSYEVSEEWYLDPRIPSDYVPVLGEDGLYMQVDENGTILSYWKCTEDGTALNWEKVNPDIPDNYEAVEDLEDVYKVTDANGMVKYLKYIRNRDNSFTFVEVDKYGNIIDEYITSCESQAGDNSIPTNYMQIDGNIYGVKNKDGVVVEYVKKNEDKNGNLIWNPISEEKVFADITGNERNNGEVKNPDMTLPDSTDQKPDEYVVGKPGGNKVTTAPVVVDPDISVNTGSKSKKTHTQKESYQTTEYEGDYKLTYEYTIIKTYDDEGNMLSSDKQGPFLRNKEYVGNQKVTANPSLIESNLDNEIMRVAGALEQSDASGVINSLNAERINNNLSILATDGDAQKIATLFAADMATYDNTTNISPLYGSIDQLMTRYGITNQGYGLNVWRTTSDDSQQIHQRFQSIDNCRNARMNENFNQVGVAIFKNNGYYYVAELLMLQF; translated from the coding sequence ATGAATAAAATTGTGATACTATTCGTTTTTCTGTTCTGTGTTTTTTGCGCTTTATGGGTCTTTAAAAGTAAAACGCCAATAAACAGGCATCTAAACGAATCAAACAACGCAAGCAACTGGTGGGACACTCAAAATGATATCGCTCCTTTGTCGTATGAAGTTAGCGAAGAGTGGTATCTGGATCCCCGAATACCATCGGATTATGTTCCCGTGTTGGGAGAAGACGGACTGTATATGCAGGTCGATGAAAATGGCACGATCCTTTCTTATTGGAAATGCACTGAAGATGGTACGGCTTTGAACTGGGAAAAAGTCAATCCCGACATTCCCGATAATTATGAAGCTGTAGAAGATCTTGAGGATGTATATAAGGTGACTGATGCAAACGGCATGGTCAAGTACCTTAAATACATAAGAAACAGAGATAATTCGTTCACCTTCGTAGAAGTGGATAAATACGGAAACATCATTGACGAGTACATAACATCATGTGAATCTCAGGCTGGCGATAATTCGATCCCGACAAACTATATGCAGATCGATGGAAATATTTACGGCGTAAAAAACAAGGACGGAGTCGTTGTCGAATACGTCAAGAAAAATGAAGATAAAAACGGAAATCTGATCTGGAATCCTATTAGCGAAGAAAAGGTATTTGCTGATATAACAGGTAATGAGAGAAATAACGGAGAAGTTAAGAATCCGGATATGACTTTGCCTGACAGTACAGATCAAAAACCGGACGAGTATGTTGTCGGTAAGCCCGGTGGAAATAAAGTAACAACTGCCCCTGTGGTTGTTGATCCGGATATTTCTGTTAACACAGGCTCCAAAAGCAAAAAAACGCATACTCAAAAAGAGTCTTATCAGACAACAGAGTATGAGGGGGATTACAAACTTACTTATGAATACACAATCATCAAAACCTATGATGATGAAGGTAATATGTTATCTTCTGATAAACAAGGACCGTTCCTGCGAAATAAGGAATACGTTGGAAATCAGAAGGTAACTGCTAATCCCTCACTAATAGAATCAAATCTGGATAACGAGATAATGAGAGTTGCTGGCGCTTTGGAACAAAGCGATGCAAGCGGAGTGATAAACTCACTTAATGCAGAGAGAATCAATAACAATCTTTCCATTCTTGCTACCGATGGTGATGCTCAGAAAATTGCTACGTTATTTGCAGCAGATATGGCTACATACGATAACACGACCAATATCTCACCTTTATACGGCTCTATAGATCAGTTAATGACACGTTATGGAATTACTAACCAGGGCTATGGTCTTAATGTCTGGAGAACAACTTCCGATGATTCTCAGCAGATACATCAAAGGTTTCAATCCATAGACAATTGCCGTAACGCGAGGATGAACGAGAATTTTAATCAGGTCGGTGTTGCTATTTTCAAAAATAACGGATATTACTATGTTGCAGAATTACTGATGCTGCAATTCTAG
- a CDS encoding class B sortase: MFDNNKNSKLKIKIIAVCLSLIAAGSFGYVGYKQYFEPKTKDSQYDDLREKRQNKELSFQNDFVDEENNEDAYHDKDDDSYEEVPESKKESSQNKDSSSSASADSRTSSAEQSYYTYEYTDRTFGWISIPGTSIDYPVLYLEGDNEYYLTHNYMEQYDSYGSIYLDGNQYIGAKNMTIYGHNINAYYESMFKPLVNYEDQAFFDEHPVVEFDYGGDSSEWEVIGCMIVDLNNDHKSFNKCDFLDDNDFLDYGNTLLDNCVIKKDGFELQADDNLLTLVTCSYHTSNCRTVVICRQI; the protein is encoded by the coding sequence ATGTTTGATAATAATAAAAATTCAAAACTAAAAATCAAAATAATAGCAGTATGTTTATCTCTTATTGCAGCTGGGTCTTTTGGCTACGTAGGATATAAACAGTACTTTGAACCAAAAACTAAGGATTCTCAGTACGATGACCTGAGAGAAAAACGTCAAAACAAAGAACTTAGTTTCCAGAATGACTTTGTAGATGAAGAAAATAATGAAGATGCATACCATGATAAGGACGATGACAGCTATGAGGAAGTTCCTGAATCAAAAAAGGAATCTTCACAGAACAAAGATTCAAGTTCATCAGCTTCAGCAGATAGTAGAACAAGTTCAGCTGAACAAAGCTATTATACATATGAGTATACTGACAGGACTTTCGGCTGGATATCAATACCCGGGACTTCGATAGATTACCCGGTTCTCTATCTTGAAGGAGATAATGAATATTATCTCACGCATAATTATATGGAACAATACGATTCATACGGCTCGATCTATCTTGATGGAAATCAGTATATAGGTGCCAAAAACATGACCATATACGGTCACAATATAAATGCCTATTATGAATCAATGTTCAAACCACTTGTTAATTATGAGGATCAAGCATTTTTTGATGAACATCCCGTTGTGGAATTCGATTACGGCGGAGATTCATCCGAATGGGAAGTGATAGGCTGCATGATCGTTGACCTTAATAACGATCACAAGTCGTTTAACAAATGTGATTTCCTTGATGATAATGATTTCCTCGACTATGGAAATACATTACTAGATAACTGTGTAATAAAAAAAGACGGATTTGAGCTTCAGGCAGATGATAATCTCCTTACGTTAGTTACTTGTTCGTATCATACGAGCAATTGCCGTACAGTAGTAATTTGCAGACAGATTTAA